A single window of Oceanococcus atlanticus DNA harbors:
- a CDS encoding STAS domain-containing protein yields the protein MKIEQETLQGSTIIAPHGELDAANVPALRRVFEQVLRERPSRVVMDLGGVSYLDSTGVGLLAFCYRKLKQQGATLLLAAAHDQPLETLTLLHFNKVVTLCASRDDALRAA from the coding sequence ATGAAAATCGAACAAGAAACCTTGCAAGGGAGCACGATCATTGCGCCACACGGCGAGCTGGATGCTGCCAATGTGCCAGCGTTGCGACGCGTTTTTGAGCAGGTGTTGAGGGAGAGGCCAAGCCGGGTTGTGATGGACCTGGGTGGTGTGAGTTATCTGGATTCAACCGGCGTTGGCCTGTTGGCATTCTGTTACCGCAAGCTCAAGCAGCAGGGGGCGACCTTGCTGCTCGCCGCCGCGCATGATCAGCCGCTGGAAACCCTCACGCTGCTGCATTTCAATAAGGTTGTGACTCTGTGCGCCAGCCGTGACGACGCCTTGCGCGCGGCCTGA
- the bcsD gene encoding cellulose biosynthesis protein BcsD → MATDNYLNEHLQYLRHLKRTPATAPLLRGMAMVLSDNVDHGQLRTLAHVAGGQIGAALPLSSCTTIEDFEAAINAQLLSMDWGWVRLEVAKDHVSIVVGDNPLTTLLGASSSDWAPAILEGLFAEWLRDMGATQELDVRQVLADELPDNLMKFRLAHVNSFSEQL, encoded by the coding sequence GTGGCTACTGATAACTATCTCAACGAGCATCTTCAATACCTGCGCCATCTCAAGCGCACGCCGGCAACAGCGCCCCTGCTGCGGGGTATGGCCATGGTTCTCAGCGACAACGTTGATCATGGCCAATTGCGCACGCTGGCCCATGTTGCAGGTGGTCAGATTGGCGCGGCCCTCCCGCTCTCCAGCTGCACCACCATTGAAGACTTCGAAGCCGCCATCAACGCACAGTTGCTGAGTATGGACTGGGGCTGGGTGCGCCTGGAGGTGGCCAAGGATCATGTGTCCATCGTGGTTGGCGACAACCCCCTCACCACCCTGCTGGGCGCGAGTTCCTCAGACTGGGCGCCGGCCATTTTGGAGGGCCTGTTTGCCGAGTGGTTACGTGACATGGGGGCGACCCAGGAACTCGATGTGCGGCAGGTCTTGGCTGATGAACTGCCCGACAATCTGATGAAATTTCGTCTGGCTCACGTGAATTCGTTCTCGGAACAACTATAA
- the bcsA gene encoding UDP-forming cellulose synthase catalytic subunit, with amino-acid sequence MRGFNLLLMLGGLLSVSVMVIVTPLSLSGQLAFGVGSVIFGAFLNRRIKSSWVSYALIVISVLTTVRYLFWRVTETLPLGAGFSWLDRVMAAGLLGAELYALAILVLGYFQIIAPRRRKPLKLPDDPGLWPTVDVFIPTYNEPLSVVRPTVLAALKMDWPEDKIKVYVLDDGRRDEFAAFCAEVGAEHVIRSDNKHAKAGNINAALKNTRGELIAIFDCDHIPTRSFLQLTVGTMVDDPKVSLVQTPHHFFSPDPFERNLDLFRKAPNEGELFYGLLQDGNDYWGATFFCGSCALLRRTALEQVGGIAIETVTEDAHTSLKMHSRGWKSAYINIPQAAGLATESLSAHIGQRIRWARGMAQIFRRDNPMLMRGLKLGQRLCYTNAMLHFFYGIPRLIFLTSPLAYLLLDAKVIAGNGLMIAAFALPHLFMATMTNSRIQGPYRHSFWAEVYETVLAVFIIIPTTLALINPKLGSFNVTAKGGVIDRDYFDADIAKPYLFLFGMSILGMLVGLWRMLRPEAEVETLLLNMGWTVYNLIILGAALRVASESQQRREQVRIETQVPALLRMRGADDDAVVEVGETSDLSLGGTAFTNLGLLDLQRGDEVEIALLPERRMLWLPATVRRLDDDGVALQFHDLNIEEQSFLVYVIFGRADAWLNWRNRENRDRPLKALAEVASFGLEGGRIFVRTLIQSLVSFVRFRTT; translated from the coding sequence ATGCGTGGGTTCAATTTGCTGCTGATGTTGGGTGGCTTGCTCAGTGTTTCCGTGATGGTCATCGTCACGCCGCTGAGCCTCAGCGGACAGCTGGCCTTTGGTGTTGGCAGCGTAATTTTCGGCGCGTTTCTCAACCGGCGCATCAAGAGCAGTTGGGTGTCATATGCGCTGATCGTGATCTCAGTGCTGACCACGGTGCGCTATCTGTTCTGGCGGGTGACTGAAACCCTGCCGCTGGGCGCAGGTTTCAGCTGGCTGGATCGAGTGATGGCGGCGGGATTGTTAGGCGCCGAGCTCTACGCCCTGGCCATTCTCGTGCTGGGTTACTTCCAGATCATTGCACCGCGCCGGCGAAAACCGCTCAAACTGCCGGACGATCCCGGTCTATGGCCCACGGTGGATGTGTTTATCCCCACCTACAACGAGCCGCTCAGTGTGGTGCGCCCGACAGTTCTGGCTGCGCTGAAAATGGATTGGCCGGAAGACAAAATCAAGGTCTACGTTCTGGATGACGGGCGCCGTGACGAGTTCGCCGCCTTTTGCGCCGAAGTTGGTGCCGAGCATGTCATCCGCAGCGACAACAAACATGCCAAGGCTGGCAATATCAACGCGGCGCTGAAAAACACCCGCGGCGAGCTCATCGCCATCTTTGATTGCGATCACATTCCGACGCGGTCTTTTCTGCAGTTGACCGTGGGCACCATGGTTGACGACCCGAAGGTGTCGCTGGTGCAGACCCCACACCATTTCTTCTCACCCGACCCCTTCGAGCGCAACCTCGACTTGTTTCGCAAGGCCCCTAACGAGGGCGAGTTGTTTTACGGGCTGTTACAGGATGGCAATGATTACTGGGGCGCGACGTTTTTCTGCGGGTCCTGTGCCCTGCTGCGGCGCACCGCGCTTGAACAGGTTGGTGGCATTGCCATCGAAACGGTCACCGAGGATGCGCACACCTCGCTAAAAATGCATTCGCGCGGTTGGAAGAGCGCTTACATCAATATCCCGCAGGCTGCGGGTTTGGCTACGGAGTCCCTGTCGGCACACATCGGTCAGCGTATTCGCTGGGCGCGCGGTATGGCGCAGATCTTCCGCCGTGATAATCCGATGCTGATGCGGGGCCTCAAGCTTGGTCAACGCCTGTGTTACACCAACGCCATGCTGCATTTTTTCTATGGCATTCCGCGTTTGATCTTCCTCACCTCGCCGTTGGCGTACCTGCTGCTGGATGCCAAGGTGATTGCCGGCAACGGCTTGATGATTGCGGCGTTTGCCCTGCCTCACCTGTTCATGGCCACGATGACCAATTCGCGCATCCAGGGGCCTTACCGGCACTCGTTCTGGGCCGAGGTGTACGAGACCGTGCTGGCCGTATTCATCATCATTCCAACCACGCTGGCCTTGATCAATCCGAAGCTCGGCAGTTTCAATGTCACGGCGAAAGGCGGGGTGATTGATCGGGATTATTTTGATGCCGATATCGCCAAACCGTATCTGTTTCTGTTCGGGATGAGCATCCTCGGCATGTTGGTGGGCTTATGGCGCATGCTGCGACCTGAGGCCGAAGTGGAAACCCTGCTGCTCAATATGGGTTGGACGGTATACAACCTGATCATTCTTGGCGCGGCATTGCGGGTGGCTTCAGAAAGCCAGCAGCGGCGTGAGCAAGTGCGCATCGAGACCCAGGTGCCGGCACTGCTGCGCATGCGTGGCGCCGATGACGATGCGGTGGTTGAGGTCGGCGAAACGTCTGATCTGTCGCTCGGCGGCACCGCGTTTACCAATCTTGGATTGCTCGACTTGCAGCGTGGTGATGAGGTCGAGATCGCGCTGCTGCCAGAGCGACGCATGTTGTGGCTGCCGGCCACCGTACGGCGCCTGGACGATGACGGCGTTGCTTTGCAATTCCATGATCTGAACATCGAAGAGCAGAGTTTTCTGGTCTATGTAATTTTCGGCCGTGCGGATGCGTGGTTGAATTGGCGCAATCGCGAAAACCGCGATCGGCCGCTCAAGGCCTTGGCCGAGGTCGCCAGTTTCGGACTCGAAGGCGGGCGTATTTTTGTGCGCACGCTGATCCAGAGTCTTGTTTCCTTCGTCCGGTTCAGAACAACATGA
- a CDS encoding cellulose biosynthesis cyclic di-GMP-binding regulatory protein BcsB: MKLANTILIAAAVALSGPAWAQHDDGAVPVARPDDAARHFTLEDMGAQAPLRLRTAHAQYSLPFAVRNDQLVKDAELAVSYRASPMLSAARSQVNVYLNDEIVQSWRLESDAAGGETRRFRIDPTLFVVFNQLRFEFIGKFAAQAEGECEDPLSAALWLEISQHSQLDLSLSQLPLPLDLRHLPAPFFDAADPRRVRLPVSLPPSPSNEVVDAALVVASWFGAQADYRGAEFPVFLGRLPERGPAIVLRSSAQQFPELGLAPPGPRPRVDLMAHPQMPATSLLVISALDARQVADAARALVYGYAGLSGSSAELQTVSLPAPRGLNDSPRWLQPVAGELDLTPLMAGALTARGLSAGPIDVEFRLPPDLFFLNSASPTLKFDYRASMVAVDSGSTLSAILNGQFADQLRLERPFGGSAVDARMGLPASQFTHRNRLDWQFNFVKNTERACQAYAQAQWEGSIDQQARIDLPRTAYYARMPDLHLLRDGGFPFTRFADGSQTAFVLPATADEQDLSAALSLAGYLGREGGLPLLRIASYRDSSNLSELDRDLLVIGKAHSLPSLKVWAERMPLSFNADDVLMRRDSWVERFQAWMDERDLDGARQHAGEVALRAGRDLAALMAFESPHFAGRSIVVLAGGADADLPAAASALIEPGRSQYIRGDLALFNGDQVSGYDLGPRYAVGQLPWDYRVLTWLRAHPYIIVPLLLLAVLLFIIVVRASLAARDSAR, translated from the coding sequence ATGAAATTAGCCAACACGATTCTGATCGCAGCCGCCGTGGCGCTGAGCGGGCCCGCTTGGGCGCAGCACGATGACGGCGCTGTACCGGTTGCCCGGCCCGATGATGCTGCGCGTCACTTCACCCTTGAGGATATGGGGGCCCAGGCGCCGCTGCGTTTGCGCACGGCCCACGCGCAATATTCGTTGCCCTTCGCAGTGCGCAATGATCAGCTGGTAAAGGATGCCGAGTTGGCGGTGAGTTACCGTGCCTCACCGATGCTGTCCGCCGCCCGCAGTCAGGTCAACGTGTACCTCAACGACGAAATCGTTCAAAGCTGGCGGCTGGAGAGTGATGCAGCAGGTGGCGAGACACGTCGTTTTCGTATCGACCCGACCCTGTTCGTGGTCTTCAATCAGCTGCGTTTCGAGTTCATCGGCAAATTTGCCGCACAGGCCGAAGGAGAGTGCGAGGATCCGCTGAGTGCGGCCTTGTGGCTGGAGATCAGCCAGCACAGCCAGCTGGATCTGTCCCTGTCGCAGCTGCCTTTGCCTCTGGACCTGCGCCATCTGCCCGCGCCGTTTTTTGATGCTGCGGATCCGCGCCGGGTGCGTTTACCGGTCAGCTTGCCGCCCTCACCGTCCAATGAAGTGGTGGATGCCGCACTGGTTGTGGCGTCGTGGTTCGGTGCTCAGGCGGATTACCGCGGTGCAGAATTCCCGGTTTTTCTGGGGCGTTTGCCCGAGCGCGGGCCGGCCATTGTGTTGCGCAGTTCTGCTCAGCAGTTTCCCGAGTTGGGCCTGGCGCCGCCGGGGCCGCGTCCTCGTGTGGATTTAATGGCCCATCCTCAGATGCCCGCCACCAGCTTGCTGGTGATCAGTGCGCTCGACGCCCGGCAGGTTGCAGATGCCGCGCGTGCACTGGTTTACGGCTATGCCGGGCTGTCCGGCAGCAGTGCCGAATTGCAAACCGTTAGCTTGCCTGCGCCGCGGGGGCTGAATGATTCGCCGCGATGGCTGCAGCCGGTGGCTGGCGAGCTGGATCTGACCCCGCTGATGGCCGGTGCTTTGACCGCCCGCGGCCTTTCGGCTGGCCCGATTGACGTGGAATTTCGACTGCCGCCCGATCTGTTCTTCCTGAACAGCGCATCACCGACACTCAAGTTTGATTACCGCGCGTCCATGGTCGCGGTCGACAGCGGCTCAACGCTGAGCGCCATACTCAACGGACAGTTTGCAGACCAGCTCCGGCTGGAACGTCCTTTTGGCGGCTCTGCCGTGGATGCGCGTATGGGCTTGCCGGCCAGCCAGTTCACCCACCGCAACCGGCTCGACTGGCAGTTCAATTTCGTTAAAAACACGGAGCGCGCCTGTCAGGCTTACGCACAGGCCCAGTGGGAGGGGTCTATCGATCAGCAAGCGCGCATCGATTTGCCGCGCACCGCTTACTACGCGCGCATGCCGGATCTGCATTTGCTGCGTGACGGCGGCTTTCCGTTCACCCGCTTCGCCGATGGCAGCCAGACCGCATTCGTGCTGCCGGCCACCGCTGACGAGCAAGATCTGAGCGCCGCGCTGAGTCTGGCCGGCTACCTGGGGCGCGAGGGTGGCCTGCCCTTGCTGCGTATCGCCAGCTACCGCGACAGCTCAAATTTGAGCGAGCTTGACCGCGACCTGCTGGTCATCGGCAAAGCGCACAGTTTGCCGTCGCTTAAGGTTTGGGCCGAGCGGATGCCGCTCAGCTTCAATGCCGATGATGTGCTCATGCGTCGTGATTCCTGGGTTGAGCGTTTCCAGGCCTGGATGGACGAGCGTGACCTGGACGGCGCACGTCAGCACGCGGGCGAGGTGGCCTTGCGCGCGGGGCGTGATCTTGCAGCACTGATGGCTTTTGAATCGCCACATTTTGCCGGGCGCAGCATCGTCGTGCTGGCCGGTGGGGCTGATGCCGATCTGCCAGCGGCTGCATCCGCCCTGATCGAACCCGGGCGTTCCCAGTACATACGTGGCGATCTGGCGCTGTTCAACGGCGATCAGGTCAGTGGTTACGACCTTGGCCCTCGCTACGCGGTTGGTCAGCTGCCATGGGATTACCGTGTGCTGACCTGGTTGCGCGCGCATCCTTACATCATCGTGCCGCTGCTGCTGCTGGCCGTGCTGCTGTTCATCATTGTGGTGCGGGCCAGTCTGGCTGCGCGTGATTCGGCACGCTAG